The region TCCCTGGCAACGTCGCACCCAGGCAAGTCTGCTTCTCACCGCCCTACGTAACCCATCACGTGGCTTCTCGGCCGTCGTCGTGGGCGAGCCTCACCGCGCCTTCTACGGCAACCAGTTCGGACTGACCGTGCCACTCTTCACTCACTACGGTGTCGAGCTATGGGTGCCTGAGATCGGCGGCCCCATCGATCCCGACAACGAAGCTCATGAACTGGTCATGTCCGTGTTCGGTGGCATGAGTAAAGGCGAACGCAACCGGATCAAGCTACGCGTCCGCACCGCCATGGCCGCCCAAACCCTTCTCGAAGGCCGATACCTGGGCGGGCGCCCACCATACGGCTACACCCTGCGCGATCTCGGCCCCCACCCCAATCCGGCGAAGGCCGCCGACGGTAAACGGCTACGTGGCCTTACCCCCGACGAGCAAACCGCACCGATCGTCCAGAGAATCTTCACCGAGTTCCTCACCGGCAGCGGAATCTTCGCGATCGCCGAAGGGCTCACCGCTGACCGGCACCCTTGTCCCTCGGCCTACGACCGTGCCCGTAACCGGCACCGGAGCGGCATCGCCTGGTCCAAGAGCGCCGTCCGCGTCATCCTGACCAACCCCCGCTACACCGGTCGGCAGGTATGGAACAAGCAGCGCACCGACGAAGTGCTCCTCGACGTCGATGACGTGGCCATGGGCCACACTGGTGTCCTTCGTTGGAACCCGACCGACAAGTGGATCATCTCGAAAGAGATCATCCATGAGCCACTCGTCGACGACAGCACCTTCGAACAGGCTCAGGCCCTCCTACAGCGACGCGGCCGAGGAACCGGCGGACAACACGTCACGCACCGCACCCGAAACCCCTACATGTTCCGCGGCAAGATTTACTGCGCCGCCTGCGACCGGCGGATGCAAGGGCAGTACAACCACGGCGTCGCCTACTACCGCTGCCGCTTCGCCCAGGAGTACGCGCTCGCCAACCGGATCAAGCACCCGCGCAACGTCTACCTCCGCGAAGACGCCCTCACCGACGCGCTCGACACCTGGCTGGCCTCCGCCTTCACCCCACACCGCCTCGAACGAACCATCACCGCGCTCACCGACGCCCAACCCGCCGAACACCCACCCGCCCTCATCGCGGCAGCCAAGGCAATCATCGCCGAGTGTGACGCCAAGCTCGATCGCTACCGGGCCACCCTCGACGCCGGGGCCGACCCCACGGTCGTCACCGCCTGGATCACCCAGACCCAGGCCGAACGCGCCCGCGCCGAAGCCGACCTACAAGCACAAGCGAATACCAGTTCCGGTCGCATGACACGGAGCGAAATCACGACCCTCGTGCATGCACTCGGCGACATGGTCACCGTGCTACAGGACGCCGACCCCGTCGACAAGGCCGAGGTCTACCGACAACTCGGACTCCGGTTGATCTACTACCCGGACACACAAACGGTGCGCACCGAGATTGATCTCAATGCGCACCGTGGGGTAACTGTACGTGTCCGAGGGGGGATTCGGCCACACGTACCCAGCACACCTGCCGGAAACAGGTGTTCATGCGTTGCACAGTAGAGTCTCGGCGCCCAACGGTCAATCAGAGACACCCTGCCCCTTGGCGCTCCGAGTAGCAGCGCACACGCGCCCCTGACGAATCGCTTTGCTGCGGAGCGACCCGTACGACGAGCTGGAGCGGTATAAACCCGAACGGCTGACCTGCCGACGCAGGACCGCAACTGCCGACGCAGCGCAAGGATCTCGACCTCTTTGAACCGCTCGCCGCGCAGGCCGAGCAGGATCAACTGCATGACCTGGCATAGGAACAGGTAGCCAGACGACAGGGTCATGGGCGTCAGCATGGCCACCAACGCGCACTCGACGTCGCACAAAACCACACGCCAACGCTCCGAGGCCCGAGTTCCGAACGGTACAGGTCACAAGTGGCAAGCGGCATCACGCGTACACACGCGAGGCCGGTACGGAATGTCACCACCGAAAGCGCTCCCAGAGCCGTAGATCCCCAGGCCCCCAGCCCCTGGCTGGCTCGGCGAATAGTCAGCGTCGGAGTGTGGCCAACGCAGCAAGCAACTCTGCGATCCGCTGCGTCTGTCGGTGATCCGCCCCGAGAACGCGCCGGGCACTCAAGTGCGTCCGCTTGGCCAGGGTCACCGCTTCGCTCAAACGGCCGGCGAGGAAGTAGGAGCAGGCCACGTTGATCGCCGATATCAGGGTCTGCGGATGATGCTCGCCGAGGACTCGGCGACGGTCGGCCAGGGTGCGCTCCGCCAAGGGAACAGCGTCGTCCAGTCGCCTGCCTACGCCGTAGGCTTCGGCGAGGTTGCTCGCGGACTGCAACGTATCCGGGTGGTCGTCGCCGAGTACCCGGCGACGCGCTGCCAGTGTCTTCTCGTTCAAGGAGATGGCGCGACCATAATTGCCGGCTTGGAGGTACGTGTCGGCGAGGTCGCCGGCGGAGGTCAAGGTGTCGGGGTGGTCATCACCGAGAACGCGGCGACGGTTGTCGTACGTACGCCGGTAGAGCTTGAAGCCTCGCACCTTGTCTCCGGCGGCCTCGTAAACTCCGGCCAGTGCATTTGCGGACGCGAGCGTGGCCGGGTGATCCTTGCCGAGTACCCGGCGACGCCCCTCAAGTACCTCCTCGTGAAGGGACATCGCCAGCTGTAGTTCGCCGGCCCTCGCCAGGGAGCAGGCTAAGTTGTTCTGAACGGTCAGGGTGTTCGGGTGGTCGGGGCCGAGCAATTCGATGCTTCCAGTGACGATCTGTTGCTGGAATTCGATCGCACGCCTCAGATCGCCCTTCGCTTGAAGAACGGAAGCAAGGTTACTGGCCACGACCAGCGTCCCGGGATCCTTGTCACCATGAAGCCGACGGCTGTCAGCGAGGGTCTGTTCGAGCAGCGGAATCGCCCGCTTGAGGCTGCCCGCCTTGTTGTATGCAGCCGCGAGGTTGGTGGCAGCAGCCATGGTCCGTTTGTCGTCGTCACCAGCGATCCGCTGGGTCTCGGCGAGGATCTGCTCGTGAAGCGTGATCGCGCGTCTCAGGTCGCCCGCGGACAAGTAGGCATTGGCCAGCAGCGTCTGGACGGCCAGCACTCGTAGATGGTCATTCTCCTCGTCATCGCGCAGGGCGGCCACGCCTCGTTCAAGATGCCGGATGGCCTGGTGCACGGCACCCTGCTCGTGCAGAAACGCTCCGAGCCCGGCGAGCAGAAGGCCAGTGACTGAGTCGGGGTGCTCGGGCGAGTTCCGGGCGAACGCTTCGAGGTGAGGCAGCACGAAGCGGTAAGTCGGCCACGATTCCGGATCGTGCCGGTCGAGAGGAAGAGCGGCGATGAGGGCGTGGGCAGCGAACTGCCGTGCCGCCTCGATGTCGTCTGCTTGGCGGTGCGGGTCGGCCGGGTCGGCCGTACGGGCGACCGCTTGGACCAGTCGGTGCAGGGTCACGGTCCCCGCGTCGAGGTCGGTGGTGAGCAGGTTGTAGACGGCGAGTCGACGGATCGCTTGCGCGACGGCCGGCGGCTCGGCCAGCCCGTCAAGCAACGTCCGAGGAATCGCTTCGGAGGAGTACCAGGCCAGCACCCGCAGCGTGTCGGCGGTGAGCGGCTCGTCGACGAAACGATCGAGGGTGACGCGCCAGATTCGGGCAATGGTTCGTTCGGCGTCTGCTCCCTCGCCGGCTGCTGAATACATTGCTGCCGGGTAGACGGCGAGCATCGACAGGTACTCGCGGGGCGGCACGCCGGCCTGCGCCATGAAGCTGCCGGCCTGTTCGACCGCGAGTGGAAGGTACCCCAGCTCGACGCAGACCTCGGCTATGCCAGCTAGGTCCAATTCATCCGAGTGGTCCCGCATGATGGCGGCGACTACCTGTACCGCCTCGTCGAGGTCCAGCACGTTCAGGCGGATTGTGGCGGCAATGCCGGTCCAGCCGGCTGCCCGCCGGCTGGTGATGAGGTAGCGGCCATTCGGCGCGCGTGCGAGCAGATTGGTGATGTCCGCGGGATCGGTGACGTTGTCGAGGACCAGCAGCCAGCCCTGGTGGCAGGTCAGCCACTGCACGGCGCGTTCGCGCAGTGCCTCGGACGGCAGCAGCCCGATCAGTTCCGGCTGCAAGGCCACCGCCAGACCGACGAGGCCGGCGTTGATCGCCGCCGGGGTGTCGGCCGTTATCCACCAGACCGGGTTGAAGTCGCCCGTTCGGCCTGCGGCCCATCGCGCGGCCAGGGTGCTCTTGCCGATCCCGCCGAGACCATGA is a window of Micromonospora sp. NBC_01699 DNA encoding:
- a CDS encoding recombinase family protein, with protein sequence MNTPQQKPFAFYGRVSTEDNQDPESSRGWQLSRANALIQPHGGRIAMEFFDVGQSRSLPWQRRTQASLLLTALRNPSRGFSAVVVGEPHRAFYGNQFGLTVPLFTHYGVELWVPEIGGPIDPDNEAHELVMSVFGGMSKGERNRIKLRVRTAMAAQTLLEGRYLGGRPPYGYTLRDLGPHPNPAKAADGKRLRGLTPDEQTAPIVQRIFTEFLTGSGIFAIAEGLTADRHPCPSAYDRARNRHRSGIAWSKSAVRVILTNPRYTGRQVWNKQRTDEVLLDVDDVAMGHTGVLRWNPTDKWIISKEIIHEPLVDDSTFEQAQALLQRRGRGTGGQHVTHRTRNPYMFRGKIYCAACDRRMQGQYNHGVAYYRCRFAQEYALANRIKHPRNVYLREDALTDALDTWLASAFTPHRLERTITALTDAQPAEHPPALIAAAKAIIAECDAKLDRYRATLDAGADPTVVTAWITQTQAERARAEADLQAQANTSSGRMTRSEITTLVHALGDMVTVLQDADPVDKAEVYRQLGLRLIYYPDTQTVRTEIDLNAHRGVTVRVRGGIRPHVPSTPAGNRCSCVAQ
- a CDS encoding tetratricopeptide repeat protein, with translation MEAAGAQSVAIGGDLQGIVSTGSGATNVQVRATQAVVMPPGAMLPPSQVEAPPALVNLPIRPGVFVGRGDSLDRLDTHLAAPGGVVVQAVHGLGGIGKSTLAARWAAGRTGDFNPVWWITADTPAAINAGLVGLAVALQPELIGLLPSEALRERAVQWLTCHQGWLLVLDNVTDPADITNLLARAPNGRYLITSRRAAGWTGIAATIRLNVLDLDEAVQVVAAIMRDHSDELDLAGIAEVCVELGYLPLAVEQAGSFMAQAGVPPREYLSMLAVYPAAMYSAAGEGADAERTIARIWRVTLDRFVDEPLTADTLRVLAWYSSEAIPRTLLDGLAEPPAVAQAIRRLAVYNLLTTDLDAGTVTLHRLVQAVARTADPADPHRQADDIEAARQFAAHALIAALPLDRHDPESWPTYRFVLPHLEAFARNSPEHPDSVTGLLLAGLGAFLHEQGAVHQAIRHLERGVAALRDDEENDHLRVLAVQTLLANAYLSAGDLRRAITLHEQILAETQRIAGDDDKRTMAAATNLAAAYNKAGSLKRAIPLLEQTLADSRRLHGDKDPGTLVVASNLASVLQAKGDLRRAIEFQQQIVTGSIELLGPDHPNTLTVQNNLACSLARAGELQLAMSLHEEVLEGRRRVLGKDHPATLASANALAGVYEAAGDKVRGFKLYRRTYDNRRRVLGDDHPDTLTSAGDLADTYLQAGNYGRAISLNEKTLAARRRVLGDDHPDTLQSASNLAEAYGVGRRLDDAVPLAERTLADRRRVLGEHHPQTLISAINVACSYFLAGRLSEAVTLAKRTHLSARRVLGADHRQTQRIAELLAALATLRR